DNA from Roseimicrobium sp. ORNL1:
GGTGATGCCGAATCCCACATTCACCACCAGCGCCGCAAGAATGGCTGCGGTGCTCAGCGTGATTTGCGCTTTCAGGTCCGCGCGATTGATCTGCATCTCCACATCCTGATACAGGATCTGAATCACCCGCGTGATGTCCAGCGGCGTGCCCGCCACTTGAGTCGTCGCCGTGACCGTTGTGGGAAAAATGGGAACGGGTGGCGGCGGTGGGAGCGGAGGGGAGGGGGGCGTGGCCTCAGAGGAGGAAGCCTCAGCAGCCGCGGTGGTCGTGGCCGGAGCGGGAGAGGAAGACGACGATGAGGAGGGCTTGGCAGATTCCATGGTGTGGGTCCTGCGCCTTCAGCAGTGCGCTCATTCTGACACAGTCACGGGCTTCATCGCAAGAGGGATGAAGCGTGAGAAGTCGATAGTTTATGGTCGATAGTTGATAGCCTGAGAAAAGAGCGACGCGACCCGGCTCATGTATTTTTGGCCATCATTGTCTTGACTGTGCTGAGCCACGGCACCCCCCTCGCTGCTCGGCTCAGGCTATCAACCATCGACTCTAAACTATCAACCCTTCTCACCCTCACGCCACCGTCAGCGGCCCATCAAACACGGTGAGACTCACCACTTCCGTCTTCGCCACATGCGGCCCATGCTTCACCCCCTTGGGCGCATGGAAGAGCGTGCCCGGCACATACGCCACGCCATCCTCCTCCCACTCGCCGGAGAGCACCCACGCCCATTCGTTCGCGTGCGGATGCGTGTGCGCTGGGATGGTCTTACCCGCGGCAAACTTCCGCAGTACCACCACGCCGCCCGTGGTCTCGTCCTTGTGCAGGATTTTCAGCTCCACGCCTTCATAGGGACCAGGCTGCCACGGCTTCTCATCTGCGAGTGCGATGTAGGGAAACATGTCGTCATGCAACCGCTCCCTTGCATCTCAGGCAAGCGGAAAGGATCATCTCATTCATTCACTTACTCACTCCGCATCCTTCTGAGCCGCTGACTCACCACCCGCACCCACCGGTGGCACCCCCACGAAATACTCCCGGCGCAGCTTGCTGAACATCACCTCGGACGTGCCGTACTTCGGCAGCAGCCGGCGTTTGCCCGTGCTGTAGGAGACATACACCTCGTCGTTGTAGAGATGCATGAAGGGGGTATTCACCGCATTGTAGTCCACGATGGAGAAGACCGGCTCATATCTGCTGTAGCTGCGATCGATGCGTACGACGTCCACGCGATTCCGCGAAACTCCCTGCGTGCTCAAGGTGACACTCGGTGCCGTGAACATCGCCACCAGCCCAATGGGTCTGCCGAAATCCGCCAGCGCGGGGCGGCCGATGCCGTAGGTCCATTTCTTCACGGGCTTGTCGAAGGTGAAAAGGTCGTCCTTCTTCACCCGGCTCAGCACATAGCCATTCTCCTGCACGTTGCTGCGGAGATGCAGGTAGATGTTCTTATCATCAAAGGTGAGGACCGGTTCTGCGAGAATCTGGGTCTCACCCGGCAGCAGACGCGGATCCGGTGCGCCGAGCAATTCCCACGTGGCGCCGCCATCCTTGCTGCGCATGAGCACATTCGTCATGAAGCGCGTTCTGCCATCCACGGTGGCTTTGATCTGAATGGTGCTGAAGAGCGCCCCATCGCAGGCCACCATGTCGCATGTCGGATTGATGCCGCTGTCGAACTTCGCACCAAAGCCCCCGCCAAAGAGATGGTCCAGATGCGCCTGCACGGCGGGCACCGCGAGGTCGTGCGCCTGGTTCGCATCCTTCGCCACAGTGCACTTCACCTGCTGCAGGTCGGAGAGCTTTCCCGTGGAGATGGTGTAGTCCTTGTACAGCACGCGGTAGGATGCCTCCGTGTCCTTGGGGGCTCTCCCAGAGAAGAAGATGCGCAGTGTGTCCTCATTCAGCGCGTGAATGATCGGCGAGCCCACGAAGGTGTTGGCGAGTGTGATGCCATTGGAGCTCTCGCCGGGTTTGCACACATCCACCCACTGCACCGTGCCCATGGGATTCAGCAGGTGAAACACGGCCATGCGCACGAGTTGCCCGGCCTTGTTCTCTTCTGGCGTGGATTCATTGCACTGGTACACCACGTATCCCACGCTCTTCACGATACGCAGGGTGGACTGGTGGGCGTACTGCTCCGTGGTGTACTTGCTGATGACCTGCGCTGTATCGATGAACGAACGCGCGGAGACTTCGCCATTCGGAAGCGGCGCTGCCTGTTGACCAAGCGCCACTGACGAAAGGCAAAGCAACGCGAGAAGACCAGAAAGATGGGGTCGCGTGAGAGCGAAACGCATGCGTCCCTTTACCCGCATGCGCTGTCAGAGCGCAACCTCAAAGGCGCTTGGCTGGCCATGCCAGCCTCTACGTCCCCGGCAGCCTCCCGTACGCAATCACGATCACGGCCCGCGACACTGCCCAGAGCAGCAGCGCTATTCCCAGCAGTCGCAGCGCCCAGCGCACATGCCTGAGCTTTGCCTCCAGCACCCGTGACTTCGAGTGAATCTGCACCAGCACGCGCTCCAGCAACTCCCGGTTCGTCTGGTCCATGAAACGCTCGGTGTAGTCCTGCGCCGGAAGCTGGATCACATGGCCGGAGAAATAGAGTCCCGGGAGACCCCGGTGCGTGTCCTTCCGCCCAACCGCACGCGGATACGCCGCCAGCAATGCATGCACGATGGAGCAGCACGCGCACGTGAGGAAGAGGGTGTACAAGACCACCACACCCCAGTCGAGGGGCGTCCACTTGGTGACCTCACGCGTGGCCAGGCCCATGCCCAGATTCGCCACCAACGCGGCGAGGATGGCCGTGGTGCTTAGCGCGATCTGCGCCTTGAGGTCCGCACGGTTGATTTGCGCCTCCACATCGGCATACAGCACCTGGATGATGCGGGTGAGTTCCAGCGGCGTCTCTCGCAGCGGCGTATCGCTGGTGACCAGATTCGGATAGACCGGCACCTTGTCCTGGTCATCTTCGGTAAACGTTTCTACGGTCTCCATGAATATTATCTGGCAGGGCGATGGATAAAAGGGCCGTGACGCGCATTTGCGGATCAACGGGAGGGCACTGAATGACGGAGTTTCCCCAGACTTCAAATGGTGGAATGTGAACAAATGCGTGGGCGCGGCTTTCTGCAATGCATCGGCAGGGTGCTCACGGGTGACGAAATCGCAGGCAATCCCTGCATGTTTCATGGGGCAACTCGCGTTTTGCCCATGCGACGCCTGACTTTTATCCTCAGGTTTGAGCTTTCCCTCCAGGAACCACCCCATGAAGAACCTGAACATTGTGCGCGTCATCAGCCTGTTGCTCTTCGCACCCGCGGTCTCTGTCTCTGCGAACGACGCCTTGCCCAAGACGGCTGAGAAGTTCGAGGTCAACGGCCACATGACCTACCTCTATGCGGCGCCACAGCCTGCGGCGGGGAAGCCGTGGATCTGGTATGCACCCGTGATAAAGGGCTTTTCGCTCGCGGGGAAGAAGGTGTATTTCGAGGGATTTCTGCGCGGAGGCATCAGCCTTGCAGGGATGGATCTCGGAGAGGTGCGGGGCGGACCCGCCAGCACGGAGCAGTTCACCCTCTTCTACCAGGAGATGGTCAAGCGCGGCTGGTCACCCAAGCCGATCCTGCTTGGTCAGAGTCGCGGTGGACTGATGACGCTGGCCTGGGCCATGCGGAATCCTGACAAGGTGCAGGCCTTCGTGGGGATTTATCCTGTGTGCAATCTTGAAACTTGGGGCATGAAGAACCTGCCGGTCACGCTTGCCGATTACAAACTGACCGAGGCCGACCTTCGCACGAGGTTGCCTGAGTTTAATCCCCTGGATAATCTGAAAGGGCTGATCGAGAGAAAAGTGCCAATGTTCGTCGTGCACGGCGATGTGGACAAAGCCGTGCCGTATGAGGAAAACACCCTCATCCTAAAGCAGCGTTATGAAGCCGGCGGCGCCCCGATCACCGTGAAGCTCATCGCCGGGGAGGGACACCAGGCAACGCCATCGTTCTTCGAGAACAAGGAGTTGATCGAGTTTGTGCTGAAGCAGGCGGGAGCCAAGGCACCCTAGACTCGCAGTCTTGAGCGCATTGGCACACCTGAGCGAAGGAGCATTCCAAACAATCTTCCATTATTCCATCACTCCGCTCCTTCCCCCTGCTTCTCCAGATAAGCCGCGAGACAAGTCCACCCACTCGTCCACCCGTGCACATGACCGGCGTAACTGTCGGAGTTCGGGAATCCCGTCTGAGTCATACGCACTTCCGTCTCATCGCCGACAGAAACGAACTCAAGCTGCACGATGGACTCCAGATTTTCCCAGTCCGGGTCGTCTTTCCATTGCCACGTATACTCCAGTTGGTGAGGGGACTCGATTTTCTTGTACGTGCCACCTACAATGAAGAGGCCGCGTGGTGATTTCATATTGAGGAGAAAGTTTCCTCCCTCGCGGAAGTCGACAAAGCCTTCCGTCACACTGCAGTCCTCTGGGCCGAACCAGGCAGCTAGATTTTCATACGAAGAAAATGCAGCAAACACTTGCTCACACGTGGCAGGGAAGCGGTGGGTGAGCTTCAGGACTTGGGGTGTTTCGGTGGCGGCGATGGTGCTCATGGCTTTGGCTTGGTCTTTGGTTTCCTAGGGGATTGCGATGTGGATGGCGCGTTGGATGGGCCGGTGGTCTTGGTGTCTCGAAATAGTTTCTCCAGCCGCTGGAAGCTTCCGGTCCAGAATTGGCGCTGTTGTTCCATCCAGTTCATGGCCTGATCGAGTGGGGCGGGATTGGCGGAGATGTAGTGCAGCCGGCCATCCACGCGACGTTTCAGCAGACCAGCATTCTCCAGCACGCGAAGGTGTTTTGAGACGGCGGGTAGGGACATTTCCAGCGGCTCCGCCAGCTCTCCCACCGTAGCTTCCCCTTGCCGCAGCCGCTCCAGCATGTGGCGGCGGGAGGCGTCACTGAGTGCTGCGAACACGGCATCAAGATGCTGGGCAATCGGAACAGCAGGCGGGCGGCGCATGTGAAAACAGTTAACCAAAAGGTTAACTGTTGCAAGGGCATTTTTTGAAATTCGTCGGCCGCGATCCCGCAAAATGCCGTTTGCGTGAGCATTTCAGGAACGTAGATGGCTTCTCCAGAAGCCTTGTATTCTTCATTCCGCACCTCCACACCATGTCCACCACTCCTCAGCTCCCATACTCCGAACTCCTGCAGCTCAAACGCTGGAACACCCCCACCATCTACAACGGCTGGGAACAGGTCACGAAGCGCAATCCCGCCGCTGATGCTTTCAATATCGAAGAGACCCGCGACTTCATGCCGCAAATGGGACCCATGGTGGGCTACGCGGTCACCGTGGTGATCGAGCCGAGCAATCCCAATCACCGCAAGACCAACCCCAATGCCGGCGCGGAATACCGCCGCTACATCGCCAGCATTCCTGGGCCGAAGATTGTGGTCATCCAGGATCTCGACAAACCGAGAGTCATCGGCTCCTTCTGGGGGGAGGTGAATGCGAATGCGCATCGGGCCCTCGGCTGCATCGGTACCATCACGGACGGCGCCATTCGCGACCTGGATGAGATGACCAATGCCGGGTTCAAGTCCCTCGCGCGCCGTCTCTGTGTGGGGCATGCTTTCCCATCACCCGTGCGTTGGGGATGTGAGGTGGAAGTCTTCGGCACGAAGGTGAATCCGGGCGATCTCATTCATGCAGACAAGCACGGCTTCATGGTGCTGCCTCCGGAGGAGCAAGCGGGCCTGCTCGAAGCCGCGCGCTTCATGGATGCCAATGAGTGCAATACCGTAATCCCCGTGGTGCGCAACTCCACCGGCCGCCCCACGCTGGAGATTGCTGAGGAGCTGGAGAAGTCCATCGCCACCTTCAGCCAGAACGTGCGTGAGAAGTTCAAGAGGGAAGGGGAGTGGTGATCCTCACGGTGCACCACTACACCGACCATGCGTGGCTTCTCTTCAAGGAGTGGGGGCATTCCTGCCCCCATTTGGCGTCGCAAGTCTCTTGTGTCGATGATACGTGATCATGACGCCCGCACCCCTGGCGATCTTCCTTCCCGACTTTCGCTGCTTGTTCCAATCGTGATGCAACCCTTCCCCGGCTCGTCACGCCTCAAATGGGGCCAGGAATGACCCCACTCCTTGAAGGGAAGCTCACCTGTAATGATAGATCTGTTGCCGAAGGCCCTGAACCGAACACGCAGCGTACGGACCTCCTCCTAAAACCCCGTCGTCGGAAACCATCGGCTGTACTCATTCTCATCCAGCTTCTTCAGCGGAATCGCAAGCGGCACGGGCACGCCTTGCTTCGACCACCTCGCGATATCTTCACGATGTCCCAGCCTGCCCAGCACTTCGAAGAGATTGCCATGCGGCTTCTCCGTCCAGCCCACCTCCACGCTGGGGTCCCATACGGCAATGCCGGTGGCGCCAGCCTTGTAGAAATTCGTCACTTTGGTGCACAGGTCCTTGGGTTGGCCGGACTTCCATGAAATGACAAAGGGATACAGCCCCACCTTCGTACCCTCGACCAGCTTCTTGTAATACACCATATCAGGCTGCGCGAAGGACGTGTGATGCGCGAACCACGCCACGCCGAGGTCGTCCACCAGGCCTTCCTTGATCCAGAGCGGCAGGTCGAGTCCCCACCGTTTGTTGTCCGCCTCCTTGCTGAAGGTGCCGAGCGAAATCTTGTACCGTTCTGTGCGGCCCTGCTTCTTCGCCGTGTCATCCAGCAGCGTGCGGATTTGCCTCAGGAAGTCCGTCATGATCGCCGCGCGTGTGGCCTGCAGTCGCGGGTCATCTTCATCCACATCACGCGCCTCGGTGCCGTGCATCTCCTTGAAGCGGGCGCAGAAGGCATCCTCCCAAAGCATGAGCGGCATGCCGCGGTGGAAGAGAATGCCCACGCCCTCCGGCTGGAGTTCCAGCGTCTCGCTCAGGATGTCGAGCAGATGCTGCCGCACTTCCGGCACGGCATGGCTCATGTGCATGGTGGGAGTGCCATCGCGGTCCACACAGCGCCACTCTG
Protein-coding regions in this window:
- a CDS encoding SRPBCC domain-containing protein, giving the protein MSTIAATETPQVLKLTHRFPATCEQVFAAFSSYENLAAWFGPEDCSVTEGFVDFREGGNFLLNMKSPRGLFIVGGTYKKIESPHQLEYTWQWKDDPDWENLESIVQLEFVSVGDETEVRMTQTGFPNSDSYAGHVHGWTSGWTCLAAYLEKQGEGAE
- a CDS encoding Pycsar system effector family protein — protein: METVETFTEDDQDKVPVYPNLVTSDTPLRETPLELTRIIQVLYADVEAQINRADLKAQIALSTTAILAALVANLGMGLATREVTKWTPLDWGVVVLYTLFLTCACCSIVHALLAAYPRAVGRKDTHRGLPGLYFSGHVIQLPAQDYTERFMDQTNRELLERVLVQIHSKSRVLEAKLRHVRWALRLLGIALLLWAVSRAVIVIAYGRLPGT
- a CDS encoding RraA family protein; amino-acid sequence: MSTTPQLPYSELLQLKRWNTPTIYNGWEQVTKRNPAADAFNIEETRDFMPQMGPMVGYAVTVVIEPSNPNHRKTNPNAGAEYRRYIASIPGPKIVVIQDLDKPRVIGSFWGEVNANAHRALGCIGTITDGAIRDLDEMTNAGFKSLARRLCVGHAFPSPVRWGCEVEVFGTKVNPGDLIHADKHGFMVLPPEEQAGLLEAARFMDANECNTVIPVVRNSTGRPTLEIAEELEKSIATFSQNVREKFKREGEW
- a CDS encoding metalloregulator ArsR/SmtB family transcription factor yields the protein MRRPPAVPIAQHLDAVFAALSDASRRHMLERLRQGEATVGELAEPLEMSLPAVSKHLRVLENAGLLKRRVDGRLHYISANPAPLDQAMNWMEQQRQFWTGSFQRLEKLFRDTKTTGPSNAPSTSQSPRKPKTKPKP
- a CDS encoding prolyl oligopeptidase family serine peptidase, producing MKNLNIVRVISLLLFAPAVSVSANDALPKTAEKFEVNGHMTYLYAAPQPAAGKPWIWYAPVIKGFSLAGKKVYFEGFLRGGISLAGMDLGEVRGGPASTEQFTLFYQEMVKRGWSPKPILLGQSRGGLMTLAWAMRNPDKVQAFVGIYPVCNLETWGMKNLPVTLADYKLTEADLRTRLPEFNPLDNLKGLIERKVPMFVVHGDVDKAVPYEENTLILKQRYEAGGAPITVKLIAGEGHQATPSFFENKELIEFVLKQAGAKAP
- a CDS encoding cupin domain-containing protein; the protein is MFPYIALADEKPWQPGPYEGVELKILHKDETTGGVVVLRKFAAGKTIPAHTHPHANEWAWVLSGEWEEDGVAYVPGTLFHAPKGVKHGPHVAKTEVVSLTVFDGPLTVA